The proteins below come from a single Microtus ochrogaster isolate Prairie Vole_2 chromosome 22, MicOch1.0, whole genome shotgun sequence genomic window:
- the Svip gene encoding small VCP/p97-interacting protein → MGLCFPCPAESAPPSPSPEEKRAKLAEAAERRQKEAASRGILDIQSVEAKRKKKEQLEKQMETSGPPAGGLRWTVS, encoded by the exons ATGGGGCTGTGCTTCCCGTGCCCCGCGGAGTCCGCACCGCCGTCCCCGAGCCCG gaagagaaaagagcaaagctggcagaggcagcagaaagaagacagaaagag GCCGCATCTCGGGGGATTTTGGATATCCAATCAGTGgaggcaaagaggaagaagaaagaacagttaGAAAAGCAGATGGAAACATCGGGGCCACCAGCAGGTGGACTCAGG tGGACGGTGTCATGA